A window of the Zeugodacus cucurbitae isolate PBARC_wt_2022May chromosome 2, idZeuCucr1.2, whole genome shotgun sequence genome harbors these coding sequences:
- the LOC105209466 gene encoding cecropin-1-like — translation MNFNKVFIFLAVVIVIFAGQTEAGWLKKIGKKVERVGQHTRDAAVQGIAVAQQAANVAATARG, via the exons atGAACTTCAACAAAGTATTCATCTTCTTGGCTGTCGTGATCGTCATATTCGCTGGACAAACAGAGGCCGGGTGGCTCAAGAAGATCGGCAagaaagtt GAGCGTGTTGGTCAGCACACCAGAGATGCTGCCGTTCAAGGAATTGCTGTGGCACAACAGGCTGCCAATGTTGCTGCTACTGCCCGAGGATAA
- the LOC105209464 gene encoding cecropin-1 has protein sequence MNFNKVFILLAVVIAIFAGQTEAGWLKKIGKKIERVGQHTRDATIQTIAVAQQAANVAATARG, from the exons ATGAACTTCAACAAAGTCTTCATCTTATTGGCTGTCGTGATCGCCATTTTCGCCGGACAAACTGAGGCCGGTTGGCTCAAGAAGATCGGCAAGAAAATT GAGCGTGTTGGTCAGCATACCAGAGATGCCACCATACAGACCATCGCTGTGGCTCAACAGGCCGCCAATGTTGCTGCGACTGCCAGGGGTTAA
- the LOC105209465 gene encoding 40S ribosomal protein S7: MIGNKIIKPGGAEPDDFEKSIAQALLELEANSDLKPYLRDLHITRAREIEFGSKKAVIIYVPIPQQKTFQKIQIILVRELEKKFSGKHVVVIAERKILPKPTRKARNPLKQKRPRSRTLTAVYDNILEDLVFPAEIVGKRIRVKLDGSQLIKVHLDKNQQTTIEHKVDTFTSVYKKLTGRDVTFEFPDNFLNV, from the exons ATGATCGGCAACAAGATTATCAAGCCCGGTGGCGCTGAACCCGATGACTTTGAGAAGTCCATTGCCCAAGCTCTTTTGGAGCTGGAGGCTAACAGCGATCTGAAACCCTACTTGAGGGATTTGCACATCACCCGTGCACGTGAGATTGAGTTCGGCAGCAAGAAg GCTGTCATCATCTACGTACCGATCCCACAACAAAAGACGTTCCAAAAGATCCAAATCATCTTAGTGCGTGAGTTGGAGAAGAAATTCTCTGGTAAACACGTTGTTGTGATTGCCGAACGTAAAATCCTGCCCAAACCTACACGCAAGGCCAGGAATCCATTGAAGCAAAAGCGACCACGCTCACGTACCCTCACCGCCGTGTACGACAACATCTTGGAAGATTTGGTCTTCCCAGCTGAAATCGTTGGCAAGCGCATCCGCGTCAAGCTCGATGGCTCGCAATTGATTAAGGTGCATTTGGACAAGAATCAACAAACCACCATTGAACACAAA GTTGATACTTTCACATCCGTGTACAAGAAGCTCACCGGTCGGGATGTCACTTTTGAATTCCCAGATAACTTCTTGAATGTTTAA